One window of the Balaenoptera ricei isolate mBalRic1 chromosome X, mBalRic1.hap2, whole genome shotgun sequence genome contains the following:
- the LOC132357237 gene encoding spindlin-2 isoform X3 → MKTPHKKAAAGQQTREIVDGHNGSASMRKKKTSQKKQRGRPFSQPRRNIVGCRISHGWKEGDEPITQWKGTVLDQVPINPSLYLVKYDGIDCVYGLELHRDERILKLKILPDKVPFSRVRDVHLANTIIGKAVEHMFEGEHGSKDGWRGMVLAQAPIMKAWFYITYEKDPVLYMYQLLDDYKEGDLHIMPESSESSKDREPEGVIDGLIGKHVEYTKEDGSKRTGKVIHQVKAKPSVYFIKFDDDFHIYVYDLVKKS, encoded by the coding sequence ATGAAGACCCCTCACAAAAAGGCAGCTGCAGGGCAGCAAACCAGGGAAATTGTCGATGGCCACAACGGGTCTGCAAGTATGAGGAAGAAAAAGACTTCTCAAAAGAAGCAGAGAGGCAGACCTTTCTCCCAGCCCCGCAGGAACATCGTGGGCTGCAGAATTTCACACGGATGGAAGGAAGGCGATGAGCCCATCACCCAGTGGAAAGGAACCGTTCTGGATCAGGTGCCTATAAATCCTTCTCTTTATCTGGTGAAATATGATGGAATTGACTGTGTCTATGGACTGGAACTTCACAGAGATGAAAGGATTTTAAAGCTTAAAATCCTTCCTGATAAGGTGCCATTTTCTCGAGTCAGAGATGTGCACCTTGCAAACACCATAATTGGTAAAGCTGTGGAACATATGTTTGAGGGTGAACATGGTTCCAAGGATGGATGGAGGGGGATGGTCTTAGCCCAAGCACCCATCATGAAAGCCTGGTTTTATATTACCTATGAGAAAGATCCTGTCTTGTACATGTACCAGCTTCTAGATGATTATAAAGAAGGTGACCTCCATATCATGCCAGAGTCCAGTGAGTCTTCAAAAGACAGGGAGCCAGAAGGAGTTATAGATGGCCTCATAGGTAAACATGTAGAATATACCAAAGAAGATGGCTCCAAAAGGACAGGCAAAGTCATTCACCAAGTTAAAGCCAAGCCTTCTGTTTATTTCATCAAGTTTGATGATGATTTCCATATCTATGTCTATGATTTAGTGAAAAAGTCTTAA
- the LOC132357237 gene encoding spindlin-2 isoform X1, with translation MWRRGRHRQQPLPPPAGMKTPHKKAAAGQQTREIVDGHNGSASMRKKKTSQKKQRGRPFSQPRRNIVGCRISHGWKEGDEPITQWKGTVLDQVPINPSLYLVKYDGIDCVYGLELHRDERILKLKILPDKVPFSRVRDVHLANTIIGKAVEHMFEGEHGSKDGWRGMVLAQAPIMKAWFYITYEKDPVLYMYQLLDDYKEGDLHIMPESSESSKDREPEGVIDGLIGKHVEYTKEDGSKRTGKVIHQVKAKPSVYFIKFDDDFHIYVYDLVKKS, from the coding sequence CCTCTTCCTCCCCCTGCAGGTATGAAGACCCCTCACAAAAAGGCAGCTGCAGGGCAGCAAACCAGGGAAATTGTCGATGGCCACAACGGGTCTGCAAGTATGAGGAAGAAAAAGACTTCTCAAAAGAAGCAGAGAGGCAGACCTTTCTCCCAGCCCCGCAGGAACATCGTGGGCTGCAGAATTTCACACGGATGGAAGGAAGGCGATGAGCCCATCACCCAGTGGAAAGGAACCGTTCTGGATCAGGTGCCTATAAATCCTTCTCTTTATCTGGTGAAATATGATGGAATTGACTGTGTCTATGGACTGGAACTTCACAGAGATGAAAGGATTTTAAAGCTTAAAATCCTTCCTGATAAGGTGCCATTTTCTCGAGTCAGAGATGTGCACCTTGCAAACACCATAATTGGTAAAGCTGTGGAACATATGTTTGAGGGTGAACATGGTTCCAAGGATGGATGGAGGGGGATGGTCTTAGCCCAAGCACCCATCATGAAAGCCTGGTTTTATATTACCTATGAGAAAGATCCTGTCTTGTACATGTACCAGCTTCTAGATGATTATAAAGAAGGTGACCTCCATATCATGCCAGAGTCCAGTGAGTCTTCAAAAGACAGGGAGCCAGAAGGAGTTATAGATGGCCTCATAGGTAAACATGTAGAATATACCAAAGAAGATGGCTCCAAAAGGACAGGCAAAGTCATTCACCAAGTTAAAGCCAAGCCTTCTGTTTATTTCATCAAGTTTGATGATGATTTCCATATCTATGTCTATGATTTAGTGAAAAAGTCTTAA
- the LOC132357237 gene encoding spindlin-2 isoform X2, with translation MRVGMKTPHKKAAAGQQTREIVDGHNGSASMRKKKTSQKKQRGRPFSQPRRNIVGCRISHGWKEGDEPITQWKGTVLDQVPINPSLYLVKYDGIDCVYGLELHRDERILKLKILPDKVPFSRVRDVHLANTIIGKAVEHMFEGEHGSKDGWRGMVLAQAPIMKAWFYITYEKDPVLYMYQLLDDYKEGDLHIMPESSESSKDREPEGVIDGLIGKHVEYTKEDGSKRTGKVIHQVKAKPSVYFIKFDDDFHIYVYDLVKKS, from the exons ATGCGGGTTG GTATGAAGACCCCTCACAAAAAGGCAGCTGCAGGGCAGCAAACCAGGGAAATTGTCGATGGCCACAACGGGTCTGCAAGTATGAGGAAGAAAAAGACTTCTCAAAAGAAGCAGAGAGGCAGACCTTTCTCCCAGCCCCGCAGGAACATCGTGGGCTGCAGAATTTCACACGGATGGAAGGAAGGCGATGAGCCCATCACCCAGTGGAAAGGAACCGTTCTGGATCAGGTGCCTATAAATCCTTCTCTTTATCTGGTGAAATATGATGGAATTGACTGTGTCTATGGACTGGAACTTCACAGAGATGAAAGGATTTTAAAGCTTAAAATCCTTCCTGATAAGGTGCCATTTTCTCGAGTCAGAGATGTGCACCTTGCAAACACCATAATTGGTAAAGCTGTGGAACATATGTTTGAGGGTGAACATGGTTCCAAGGATGGATGGAGGGGGATGGTCTTAGCCCAAGCACCCATCATGAAAGCCTGGTTTTATATTACCTATGAGAAAGATCCTGTCTTGTACATGTACCAGCTTCTAGATGATTATAAAGAAGGTGACCTCCATATCATGCCAGAGTCCAGTGAGTCTTCAAAAGACAGGGAGCCAGAAGGAGTTATAGATGGCCTCATAGGTAAACATGTAGAATATACCAAAGAAGATGGCTCCAAAAGGACAGGCAAAGTCATTCACCAAGTTAAAGCCAAGCCTTCTGTTTATTTCATCAAGTTTGATGATGATTTCCATATCTATGTCTATGATTTAGTGAAAAAGTCTTAA